Part of the Dysgonomonadaceae bacterium PH5-43 genome, TACATATGGAAACAATGTTGATAATGACATGGTCGGCTGATATGGAATCGCGTAAACTTTGCTTTTCTATGTGTTCTTCCAATTGGCGATAGAAAGTGCTATCAGAAAATCCGCCCTTCAAAGAGTCGAAATAATAACCCAATGTTTTGTCTGGATTGGTTTGTATCTCTCTCAATATGAATGAGGGAAATTCTTTGTTGTTATCAAGAAAAGTAGAATAGTTTGTCACAATCATATCTATCTTATTCTCAATATTTGTTTGCTCGTCATTAATAATAGTCTTAATCATTTTGCTCAACATTGCAATAGATTCTTTCATTATGATCTCGAACAAAGCCTGTTTGCTCCTAAAATAATAATTTACTAAAGATCTGTTTACCCCAGCATTGATTGCTATGTCGCTGATTCGGGTAGCTGCGTATCCCTTCCTGTAAAAGACGTCTCGTGCCGAACGTTTTATCTTTTCTTCTGTTAATAAATTTCTTTCCATGATGATTAGTTTATTAAAAAGTGAAGTCTATTTTGTAAGTTTACTTCCGCCATTCCTCCATCCACGTCGAGATAAAGCAGGTTCATATCTGGATAGAACTTCTTCAGACGTTTTTCTATTCCCTTTGCTACAATATGATTGGCGATGCAACCGAACGGTTGAACACATACTACTCTGTTTATCCCGTTGCGGGCATAGCAGGCAACCTCGGCGGCAACAGACCAGCCTTCGCCAAACTGGTTGGATAAATCCAAAATGTCCGAAGCATACTTTGCTTTTACGTATACCGATTCGGATGGCGTGTAGAAACGATATTCTTCCATTACTTTCTCTACTTTGCTTATCCGGTCGTTCATGTATTTCCAGAAGATGGGGTTTAGATATTGATTAATAGCATTACCTCTGCTTACTCCATTCTTGCTATTGACTTCGGAATTAACGAAATACTGCATCACAAAATCCACAATCGGCGGACTTACCACTTCCATATTCTTCGAACGAAGCCACTCGGTAATATGAGCCTGACCGTAGTTGTTGTACTTTACATAGATTTCGCCAATCAATCCTACTTTAGTAAACTCATGTTCGTGAATGGGAATATCGTTGAAGTCGGCAACCGCCTGTTCTAACAAAGAGAGTAATGTTTTATGGTCGTTCATGCGGATGGCTTCTATTCCTCGATCTATATAAAAATCGAATAGTTGTTGGGTATCGTTTTCCCGTTTTTCGCGAATAATAGTCGAGGCATACATCTGTTGCAATGCATCGGCATAGAGTAGCGTATAAATAACGATGTTGACCAACTTCAGAACTGGAATCTTAAATGCACTTTGTTCATTCTGATACACTTTTCCTGTTGCAACAACCAATACGGGAATATTTGCAAAACCGGCACTTTCCAACCCTGTCTTTATCTGCGCTAGATAGTTGGTTGCCCGACATTGTCCTCCCGTTTGCGTAATAGCTACAACCACATCGTCCACATCGTATTTGCCGGATTGAAGTACTGTGATTATATCTCCCAACACTAATGTAGACGGGTAACACACTTCATTGTGTCCGTACACTAAACCCGCTTCCGCTGATATCCTGTTTGTTTTCGGAAGATTAATAATTTTATAGCCTGCTAATTCACCGATTACGGGAATAAAAGGAGATATAAAATCAGCAAACCAAGGAGCAAGAATGGTCTTCCGACGGTCTTCCTTCTTATAACTCATTTTATAGCCATCAAATGGTTTTACTTCTCTACCTATTTCAGGAGAAATAACTTTCAACGAT contains:
- a CDS encoding AcrR family transcriptional regulator (product_source=COG1309; cath_funfam=1.10.10.60; cog=COG1309; pfam=PF00440; superfamily=46689,48498) encodes the protein MERNLLTEEKIKRSARDVFYRKGYAATRISDIAINAGVNRSLVNYYFRSKQALFEIIMKESIAMLSKMIKTIINDEQTNIENKIDMIVTNYSTFLDNNKEFPSFILREIQTNPDKTLGYYFDSLKGGFSDSTFYRQLEEHIEKQSLRDSISADHVIINIVSICIYPFLGDKLMMKLINRDDTLLFDSLIEERKYLNAFWIKKTLNLS